The genome window TTTCACCATAATGATGATCTCTGATGCTGGCATTTGTTTCATCCAGACAGTTACAGAaatcgtctacacacacacacacacacacacacacacagtgttgagTTGAAGCTGAGGTGAGTTAAATGACTGAAGGATGAGGGAATCAGGTCCAGAGGCTTCATTCACAAAAACTGTGTAGGACATGGACATGATAACGGCCtaagataaaaacatttaaggTTATTTATGGAGAGGACTGAAGGTTTGGTCACATCCTCATACACCTGGTCATATACACCTGATCATCATACACCTACTCATCATACACCTGGACATACACCTGGTCATCGTACACCTGTTTGTCATACTCATGCTTTTATAAACCTGACTATTTTTGTTCATGTGCAGTCTTTTAAGTGGAATCTATGAAATGTTTATGAAGGAAGCCTGAGCTGAAAAACTGAAGCCCGACACCACAGTCAACAATCTGTACACATCTTTGGTAGCctgataaacaaatgaaaaaatgaataaacaaattaagaaataaaaggaCACAGAATTGTATTTGAACACCATCATCTATggcacattaaataaaaaacttaaAACGATGGACAAAACTTCTACATATACCACGACTGCATTAATGAATAATATTCAGACATTCAGAATGAGGTTCCTGTTTCATCAAAAAAATAATCCGAATAAATGAtcagaaatatttcacatattcaaaatgaataaatatatataataaaagtgaGCCATTTGATTGGACATCTTAGTTTCACACATCCATAATTATAAAACACAACTTAACACATGAAGGTCTTAAATAGAAAGATTTAGTGCAGTATCTGCTTGAAGCACAGCGCTAAATTAACACCAAGCTCCGAAAGCTGAGCAGCAACAGCCACAAAACATTCTCCACattctcaaaaaataaaaactatattCTTCAAAGTCAGCCCGTTAGCTTGTTTCCCGGCCAGACGCAGTAACGATTCAGGAAACAGTCAACAAAGAAGATGGTTTAGATGAATATCACGTGGTTCTCAGTGGACAGAAGGGGGTGCTGTGTCCACTGGGTTTGTGGGTTTAGTATCTGCAAACAGGACAAGAATAAAACCTCTGAACTTAATGCTAatgcaaagagaaagagagacacaaaacACTGACATCAAAACAGCTACACAGAATGAGGTTCCTCTGAGGGAACCCAGAATGGTTCTATGAAGAGTAGAACCCCACATCAGTGTTTTCCTATCAGAAAAGGTTCCAAGTAGATGAGGAGATGAAAAGGTTTTGGTGAAGTTCACATTTCTCTGTACCTTTGTCTGGATGGACCGTATGAGTCCAGCATCTGAGTGCTCGCTCGCTCCAGGTTCCAGCTGCACCTCTGAAGAACTTCTACACACTCAGGCCGAGTCTTCAGACCTAGACGGAACAGCTGCTCTACCtgtccaatacacacacacacacacaatgaagtgAGTGATAATTGATCGTTGTGACCACAGCATCCACACTCCAGGTTACCTTCAGGTACTCAATGGCCTTCTGGACATTCCACCCGTGGCTCTGGAGCGCTGTCTGACATTCCTCCACCGTCACTCCATGGACCGCCTCCTGTACCTGCAGACATATTTACCGACCAATCAGGTTTCtcatacctcacacacagtTGTATGATGTGGAAAGCCAGGTGTTCTGGATGTACCTGTTTCACACTGCTGTACGTGTTGAGCACTGTCGAGCTCgtagagctgctgctgttgacCTGCTGCTGCATCATGGGTCTGACCGTGGCCATGTTCGTCCGTCGCTCTTTGTTTTGTTCGGAATCTTTCACAGACTTGTCATATCTGTCGAGATATGTCGGTCTGTCAGGAAGCAGGTAGTACTGAGTGCCGCTGGCCCTGGTGGTGTCGCTCAGGACTGGCATGTTGCAGGGGCTCTTGGCTCGAGTCTGGTCCATACTGGTGGAGGAATTGGCATTCTGGGAGTTATAGTTGACTCGACTGGGGCTGAGAATGAGCTTTGAAGGGGCAGTGGATGGAGCGTAGGAGTACGATGAAGGGGAGAGGCAGGAACCCAGAGAACCGACACAGCACAGAATTGGTCTCTGCTGAGTGGAGATCATGGGACTGGGGGATCGCGAGCTGGGCTGGGACATGGCGTGGTCTCTCGGAGGGATCTGAGGAGGCTGAGatctctcctcatcatcacccaaGGAGGCAGAAAGCCTGGCACGTGTCCGTCTGGAAGGCCGTGTCGGAGGGACGGGGATCCTGGGCGGGATCTGGGGCTTGTCCTCGCAGGATGGCAGGATGATTTGGCGGTGTGGTAAGAGGGGTGATGAAGGCATCGATTGCGCCGTCACTGGTACACGCAGCTTCGCCATGACCTCCCTCTGTAACTCCTTGAAGATATCGGCCGACTGCGAGGTAGAGCGGTTTTCCACGGCGGGTTTGGACAGAACAAACAGATCGTCTTCCACTTTGCACTTGGGATCTAAATCTCCTTCAACAGTGGCGTAATTTTGCTGGTCTGGATTGGCGGTCTTTGCTGCGTTTATGGAACTGACCTCCACATCCTCTTGCTCCTCACGCTCTAAAGCCACCTCGTCATATGCAGGGAGAGAAGGCAGCGGCCGGGAGTCCCAGTCCACCACGGGGATCGGGTGGAGAGGGTTCGGCAAGCTGCGGTATGGGCTCGGTGGAGGACCGTAATCCAGGATGGAGGCTCCAGACAGAGTGGAGCTGGAGGCAGGAGTCTCTGTAATAGGGGAAGGCGAGGTGGAACTGAAGCTATCGTCTCCGAAGTCGATGAGCGAGACCTCACTGAGGTGATCGGCTGGGTTCGAGTTCTCCCATGGACGAAGGCGTAGCCCGAGGTATGACGGCGCTCTCAGAGAGAACTTCTTCAGTCCAGTGACAATCAGATCATCGTCTCCATCATCGTCGTCAATCACGGAGTCGTAGAAAGGCTCTGAAACATGAAAGCAAACCGGAGCTGATCAACAACGATTCAAATAAAACTCAAAAAGTTCCTTAAAGACAGAGATGGCAGATGTTCAGGCAGAAATAACGGAGAGAATGGAGATGTTCTTACTCTTGAGAAGAATGGCCGGCTGAGGAGGACGAGGTGGAGGTTGCTCTGAGGAACCAGTGTGGAGAAAAGATTATcatacagaaaagaaagaaaaaaaaattttgggtttcaaaataataatttaattatttcaaatagATTAGATATTATATatctaattatataattattcagAAGAAATTAATCAACAAATGCTTTATTGAAGTTGGagcaaaaaactaaaaaaaaaagtgattaacATTAAAGatcattttagattttttattacagtatatCATCAGCCTCCTATAACGGTGTTCTGGACTCTCACTTTTGGCCCGGTTTGGTAGTTTGGTGGGTCTGTCAGCATTCGGATCCATCCCAAGAACATCAGGAGGGTCCATGGGGTTCCCCAGGTATATACTACATGCAGAAAGTAACAGCCTGGGTATACCTCATAAAgactttattaacatttaatttttaacaGTGTTGAAGAATGAAAGGGAAACACAATGCTGCactgccctctggtggtgaGAAACTGAACATTCAgtacaaatatatatagaaaataaagaatAGCTGAAGGTCAGGATTTCTTACTCATCGATTTTATCCGGAGCGCCCCAGCTGCGGTGAGGGTCGGTGTCTCCGTGGCCCGTGTGGATGAAGCTGTGTTTAAGAGGTCTGCTGATGTCATGGGCTGAAAGTCCAGCTACAGACGTCACCACGTTCCTGGGGAACTGACCCACCTTCAGAGTTTGACGGTTCTGACCTCGCCACCAGTAGTTCTCTGCTCTAAACAGATTTTAGTCCAAATTCAATACTTTAGCTCATATCTAGATTCCTGAAGACATTTTCACAATTAATAACACATCCTGATACTGAGCTTCACTAACAATGTGAAGAAGAGCTTgctttaacaaaataaattataaatataaaatataaacttaaataaatgataatgttttataatgtgaAGTTTGCTTTTGCTTTGTGTTCATTATAGTTACTTCACTTCATCAAAAATGgaattgtttttgtatttctgtggaaaaaaatgcgTCAACTGGACGTTTTTGCCTGCGGTAAAACATGATCACGTGACCTGCCCTCGATGATAGTGATGACGTCGTTGGCGTGGATCTTCAGCTTGTCTGGTTCATCAAAGTCCTGCAGAGCTCTCATGTCTGTAGGCATCGTCTGCAGGGGCAGAATGTCAAAAAGGAAAATGTTTACATGCATATGATCCAAATGATTCTAGATCTCTGGATTTGATTGaatattcattttcatcagtagcagaccgtcagggtcagtaagtccttctctgctggcctaaacagcagtgatctgaatcactgacttgcattttaatatatttaatatattttccatgaatgtgtattaagttattcccaatagtctattctctacatttcatagcttttctcttggtta of Hemibagrus wyckioides isolate EC202008001 linkage group LG23, SWU_Hwy_1.0, whole genome shotgun sequence contains these proteins:
- the tnk2a gene encoding activated CDC42 kinase 1 isoform X1, producing the protein MQSDEGTEWLVELLTDVQLQQYFLRIRDELNVTRLSHFDYVKTEDLEKIGMGRPGQRRLWEAVKRRRAMCKRKSWMKVFSGKRPDSEAQTGVPFRDSSPCNVPAEAPGESQPAALTCLISDRDLTLLEKLGDGSFGVVKRGEWQAPSGRVLNVAVKCLKTDLLDQTEGLDDFIREVNAMHSLDHQNLIRLYGVVLTHPMKMVTELAPLGSLLDRLRKRQGHILISVLCRYTVQIACGMAYLESRRFIHRDLAARNILLASNDLVKIGDFGLMRALPKNDDHYVMQEHHKVPFAWCAPESLKTRTFSHASDTWMFGVTLWEMFSHGQEPWLGLNGSQILHKIDKEGERLVKPEDCPQDIYNVMLQSWSPKPEDRPTFMALRDFLMETMPTDMRALQDFDEPDKLKIHANDVITIIEGRAENYWWRGQNRQTLKVGQFPRNVVTSVAGLSAHDISRPLKHSFIHTGHGDTDPHRSWGAPDKIDDIYLGNPMDPPDVLGMDPNADRPTKLPNRAKKQPPPRPPQPAILLKKPFYDSVIDDDDGDDDLIVTGLKKFSLRAPSYLGLRLRPWENSNPADHLSEVSLIDFGDDSFSSTSPSPITETPASSSTLSGASILDYGPPPSPYRSLPNPLHPIPVVDWDSRPLPSLPAYDEVALEREEQEDVEVSSINAAKTANPDQQNYATVEGDLDPKCKVEDDLFVLSKPAVENRSTSQSADIFKELQREVMAKLRVPVTAQSMPSSPLLPHRQIILPSCEDKPQIPPRIPVPPTRPSRRTRARLSASLGDDEERSQPPQIPPRDHAMSQPSSRSPSPMISTQQRPILCCVGSLGSCLSPSSYSYAPSTAPSKLILSPSRVNYNSQNANSSTSMDQTRAKSPCNMPVLSDTTRASGTQYYLLPDRPTYLDRYDKSVKDSEQNKERRTNMATVRPMMQQQVNSSSSTSSTVLNTYSSVKQVQEAVHGVTVEECQTALQSHGWNVQKAIEYLKVEQLFRLGLKTRPECVEVLQRCSWNLERASTQMLDSYGPSRQRY
- the tnk2a gene encoding activated CDC42 kinase 1 isoform X2, producing the protein MCKRKSWMKVFSGKRPDSEAQTGVPFRDSSPCNVPAEAPGESQPAALTCLISDRDLTLLEKLGDGSFGVVKRGEWQAPSGRVLNVAVKCLKTDLLDQTEGLDDFIREVNAMHSLDHQNLIRLYGVVLTHPMKMVTELAPLGSLLDRLRKRQGHILISVLCRYTVQIACGMAYLESRRFIHRDLAARNILLASNDLVKIGDFGLMRALPKNDDHYVMQEHHKVPFAWCAPESLKTRTFSHASDTWMFGVTLWEMFSHGQEPWLGLNGSQILHKIDKEGERLVKPEDCPQDIYNVMLQSWSPKPEDRPTFMALRDFLMETMPTDMRALQDFDEPDKLKIHANDVITIIEGRAENYWWRGQNRQTLKVGQFPRNVVTSVAGLSAHDISRPLKHSFIHTGHGDTDPHRSWGAPDKIDDIYLGNPMDPPDVLGMDPNADRPTKLPNRAKKQPPPRPPQPAILLKKPFYDSVIDDDDGDDDLIVTGLKKFSLRAPSYLGLRLRPWENSNPADHLSEVSLIDFGDDSFSSTSPSPITETPASSSTLSGASILDYGPPPSPYRSLPNPLHPIPVVDWDSRPLPSLPAYDEVALEREEQEDVEVSSINAAKTANPDQQNYATVEGDLDPKCKVEDDLFVLSKPAVENRSTSQSADIFKELQREVMAKLRVPVTAQSMPSSPLLPHRQIILPSCEDKPQIPPRIPVPPTRPSRRTRARLSASLGDDEERSQPPQIPPRDHAMSQPSSRSPSPMISTQQRPILCCVGSLGSCLSPSSYSYAPSTAPSKLILSPSRVNYNSQNANSSTSMDQTRAKSPCNMPVLSDTTRASGTQYYLLPDRPTYLDRYDKSVKDSEQNKERRTNMATVRPMMQQQVNSSSSTSSTVLNTYSSVKQVQEAVHGVTVEECQTALQSHGWNVQKAIEYLKVEQLFRLGLKTRPECVEVLQRCSWNLERASTQMLDSYGPSRQRY